AATCGTACGGTGACTATATCGGGCGGTTCATCAAGGACGGTAATTTGAAATATCTTTTCGGCGCGATCTGGCCGTTCGGCGGATCGTCGCCGTCATACGCGCCGGTGTACAACGCGCTCATTTTCATCGCGCATGCGGTCGAAGGCTCGCATTACGTCAAGGGTGGGTTTTCGAACCTGGCCGAGGTCCTGTGCGCCGCGATCACCCGCAGCGGCGGCGAGGTCAAAACAAACTGGCGCGTTACCGGCATGGACATTGATGCCGCTAAGGCAGTGCGGGCGGTGCGCAACGCGGCAGGAGAAGAATTTTCCGCGGGTGTATTTATTTCAAACATCAGCCCCTATACGCTCCATCATCAGATCATTCCGGAAAAATCACGCAACCAGCTGTGGCTGCGGCGGCTTGCCAACCTGAAGCCGTCCGTAGCGGCCGTCTGCGTGTATCTGGGGACCGACGGCGACGCGTCGGACATCGCGAAAGACAATCTCACCTTTTGGTTCGGCTCGAACGACCACGACGAGATGTACCGGGGCATCATGAACGGCCCGCGGGACGAGACAAACCACCTGCTGATCATCCGGCCGCCGGGAGAGAAAAACGGCACCATCACGCTCATCCATTTTGTAAAGCCGGAAACAAAGGCCGACTGGGCCTCACAAAAAAGGAAAATCGCCGGCGCCATGATAAAAAAGGCCTGCCATGTTTTGGGCGATTTTTCCTCAAGGATCCGCGTCAAGGAATCCGCCTCGCCCGCCACGTTCGAACGGTACACCGGCAACACCGGCGGCGCGTGCTACGGATTCGAAAACGTAAAGGACCTTTACGGGCAGTCAAAGCTGCCTTTCGCCACCTACCTTTCCAATCTGTACCAGGTGGGACACTGGACAATAGCCGGCGGCGGGATTTACAATGTTATGATGAGCGGCAAGGTCGTGGCGGAAATAATTTTAAAACAGTTCAGCGTTGGGAGTGGAAAGTTGAAAGATTAATGAAAAC
This region of Chitinivibrionales bacterium genomic DNA includes:
- a CDS encoding NAD(P)/FAD-dependent oxidoreductase — protein: MSNKYDAIIMGSGIGGLTAGALLAKQGMRVAVLEQHSRPGGCCQGFSRQGFSFDSSVHSVCMAENGFVCGMLRELGVRDDIAVVPNSSTARIMSPDLDFILPADLAALTASLANNFPSEKNAVADLLSDMQKLFTTYKGALAQDSQRPAAASGIAAATQSYGDYIGRFIKDGNLKYLFGAIWPFGGSSPSYAPVYNALIFIAHAVEGSHYVKGGFSNLAEVLCAAITRSGGEVKTNWRVTGMDIDAAKAVRAVRNAAGEEFSAGVFISNISPYTLHHQIIPEKSRNQLWLRRLANLKPSVAAVCVYLGTDGDASDIAKDNLTFWFGSNDHDEMYRGIMNGPRDETNHLLIIRPPGEKNGTITLIHFVKPETKADWASQKRKIAGAMIKKACHVLGDFSSRIRVKESASPATFERYTGNTGGACYGFENVKDLYGQSKLPFATYLSNLYQVGHWTIAGGGIYNVMMSGKVVAEIILKQFSVGSGKLKD